A region of the Campylobacter subantarcticus LMG 24377 genome:
GAAGAAGCTTTAAAAGAAAGCTTTAAACATCAAAAAGTTGTGTTTTACTCACGCACTAAAGAGCGTTTGTGGATGAAAGGTGAGCAAAGTGGGAATTTCTTGCATATCATAGATATGGGACTTGATTGTGATAGAGATTGTATTTTAATCCTTGTAAAAGCTCAAGGCGCTACTTGTCATACAGGCGATACTTCTTGTTTTGAAACGCTTTCTAAAAAAGCTGATTTTGTATTTTTATCACGCCTTGAAAAGCTCATTTATTCAAGAAAAAATGCTACCCCAAATTCTTCTTATACAGCTGAACTTTTTGCAAAAGGCACTAAACGCATCGCACAAAAAGTAGGTGAAGAAGGCGTTGAAACCGCTTTAGCTGCTACTGTTAAAGATAAAGATGAATTAATCTGCGAAGCAGCAGACTTGCTTTATCATTTAGATGTTTTATTGGCTGATGCGGATTTGAGTTTAAATGATGTGATTGCTAAATTAAAAGAAAGAAATAAAAGTTAAGCGTGATTTCTCACGCTTAATTAAGCAATATTTTTGAAAAGATTCACTGACTATATCGAGTAATTTTAAAAAAACTTTACAAAATTTTACAAATGTCTTTTTGAAAAGTTATAGCAATTTTAATTTATTATGTTATAATAAATCATCATTGCATAGCGAGAAGTCGTCTAGCCGTTTATTTTTAGATTGACATCTCGTTATGTATAGTAGGGCTTTTATGAATAATTTTAGTGAAGATATAAACTTTTCTGTTATACAGCCTAGAAAAACTGCTG
Encoded here:
- the hisIE gene encoding bifunctional phosphoribosyl-AMP cyclohydrolase/phosphoribosyl-ATP diphosphatase HisIE; this translates as MGVNEEEFIKSINWQKVDGLVPVIIQDYHSCEVLMQGYMNEEALKESFKHQKVVFYSRTKERLWMKGEQSGNFLHIIDMGLDCDRDCILILVKAQGATCHTGDTSCFETLSKKADFVFLSRLEKLIYSRKNATPNSSYTAELFAKGTKRIAQKVGEEGVETALAATVKDKDELICEAADLLYHLDVLLADADLSLNDVIAKLKERNKS